The Streptomyces sp. BHT-5-2 genomic interval GTTCACGAAGAACGAGATACGGGCCACGACATCGCCCCGCCGCTCCTCGGGCACCTGGCCGGAGGCGAACACCGCGTCCAGCACGGCGATCGCGGTGGACATCGCGTACGAGATCTCCTGGACCGGTGTGGCGCCCGCCTCCTGCAGGTGATAGCTGCAGATGTTGATCGGGTTCCACTTGGGGATGTGGTTGACCGTGTACGTGATCATGTCGGTGGTCAGCCGCAGCGACGGTCCCGGCGGGAAGACGTGCGTCCCGCGCGAGAGGTACTCCTTGACGATGTCGTTCTGCGTGGTGCCGGACAGCTTGGTGATGTCGGCGCCCTGCTCCTCGGCGACCACCTGATAGAGCGCCAGCAGCCACATGGCGGTGGCGTTGATGGTCATCGAGGTGTTCATCTGCTCCAGCGGGATGTCCTGGAACAGCCGCCGCATGTCACCGAGGTGGGACACCGGGACCCCGACCCGGCCGACCTCGCCGCGGGCGAGGACGTGGTCGGGGTCGTACCCGGTCTGCGTCGGGAGGTCGAACGCGACCGACAGGCCGGTCTGGCCCTTGGCGAGGTTGCGCCGGTACAGCTCGTTGGACGCCTCGGCGGTGGAGTGCCCGGCGTACGTCCGCATCAGCCACGGACGATCCTTCTGACGCTCAGTCATGAAGTGGACCTCAGATGTTCCTGCTGTGGTGGCCGGCCCGTTCCGCTCACGCGTCACGACCGTGTTTGTCAGTCCGCTCCGTTCCGCTTACGCGTCACGGAACAGGTTGATGGCATCGATGTGCTTGGCGCGCATCTGCTCGTCGCGCACGCCCATGCCCTCCTCGGGGGCCAGGCACAGCACACCGACCTTGCCCTGGTGGAGGTTGCGGTGCACGTCGTAGGCGGCCTGGCCAGTCTCCTCCAGGCGGTACGTCTTCGACAGCGTCGGGTGGATCTTTCCCTTGGCGATCAGCCGGTTGGCCTCCCACGCCTCCCGGTAGTTGGCGAAGTGCGAGCCGACGATCCGCTTCAGCGACATCCACAGGTAGCGGTTGTCGTACTCGTGCTGGTAGCCGGAGGTCGAGGCGCAGGTGACGATGGTGCCGCCCTTGCGGGTGACGTACACCGAGGCGCCGAAGGTCTCCCGCCCCGGGTGCTCGAAGACGATGTCCACGTCCTCTCCGCCGGTCAGTTCGCGGATGCGCTTGCCGAAGCGCTTCCACTCCCTGGGGTCCTGGTTGTGCTCGTCCTTCCAGAACCGGTACCCCTCGGCGTTGCGGTCGATGATCGCCTCGGCGCCCATCTTCCGGCAGATCTCCGCCTTCTGGTCGGAGGAGACCACGCAGATCGGGTTGGCGCCGCCGGCCAGCGCGAACTGGGTCGCGTACGAGCCGAGGCCGCCGCTGGCGCCCCAGATCAGGACGTTGTCGCCCTGCTTCATCGCGGCGCCGTTCTGCGAGACCAGCTGCCGGTAGGCGGTGGAGTTGACCAGCCCCGGCGCGGCCGCCTCCTCCCAGCTCAGGTGCTGCGGCTTGGGCATCAGCTGGTTGGACTTGACCAGCGCGATCTCCGCCAGGCCGCCGAAGTTGGTCTCGAAGCCCCAGATCCGCTGCTCGGGGTCGAGCATGGTGTCGTTGTGGCCGTCGGAGGACTCCAGCTCCACGGAGAGGCAGTGCGCGACGACCTCGTCACCGGGGTGCCAGGCGTTGACGCCGGGACCGGTGCGCAGCACCACGCCGGCCAGGTCCGAGCCGATGACGTGGTACGGCAGGTCGTGGCGCTTGGTGAGCGGCGAGAGCCGCCCGTAGCGCTCCAGGAAGCCGAACGTGGACATCGGCTCGAAGATCGAGGTCCACACCGAGTTGTAGTTGACCGAGGAGGCCATCACGGCCACCAGCGCCTCGCCCGGCCCGAG includes:
- the ccrA gene encoding crotonyl-CoA carboxylase/reductase; translation: MNQILDAILAPDSTREDFAALPLPESYRAVTVHKDETEMFAGLSTREKDPRKSLHVEDVPVPELGPGEALVAVMASSVNYNSVWTSIFEPMSTFGFLERYGRLSPLTKRHDLPYHVIGSDLAGVVLRTGPGVNAWHPGDEVVAHCLSVELESSDGHNDTMLDPEQRIWGFETNFGGLAEIALVKSNQLMPKPQHLSWEEAAAPGLVNSTAYRQLVSQNGAAMKQGDNVLIWGASGGLGSYATQFALAGGANPICVVSSDQKAEICRKMGAEAIIDRNAEGYRFWKDEHNQDPREWKRFGKRIRELTGGEDVDIVFEHPGRETFGASVYVTRKGGTIVTCASTSGYQHEYDNRYLWMSLKRIVGSHFANYREAWEANRLIAKGKIHPTLSKTYRLEETGQAAYDVHRNLHQGKVGVLCLAPEEGMGVRDEQMRAKHIDAINLFRDA